TGTGCTATGACGCACGTATCCAGGTATCGTGCATGTTTACAAGTAACCTGCACTCTCTAAAAGGTAAAGTGTGGCTTCCTCTATGAAAGTTCTCTAACCACATCCTATGCAGGCAGTTTCTAAGAAATCATACGCAAACAGTGTCTAGCTGTCATACAGAGGCCTCCTATCTGAAACTTTCCGCAAGACGGTTTAACACATCTTATCTTAGATGCACATCAGCAAGAAGTTGCTGATGTGGAAAAGAAAATGGAAAAGAgttctaaaacatttgcaagcttTTGCTAATCCATCCCGTCTCAATACACATATGGAAGCAAGTTCTAACATATCCTATGCAAATACACCAATTATCTAGTAAGCATTTCTATTCATTATTTCTCCAAGGTGCATTCAAACAAAGGAGCCTTGAGGATCCTTTGACAGCATGAAGTGCTCAGTCTTGCTCAATCCCAAATCTAGATCCAGTCCTTTGCAGGAGAGACAAGTTTATGTGATAGTATAAATTTATAAAAATTATATATTTATAGAAATTTCCTACTGTTGCCTGCTTAGTTTTGGACCAATCCTTTCAGATGGTTCAGAGTACCAAGGTCAAGTAATGCAGGTCTTTAGGACTGAACCAGGAGTTGATTTAGGGCAGGGCATATGCCAGTTTAGCTACTATGCATTTTAAAGGATCATTGCGTTTAACGTAGAGTACAAATGGGTCACAccatctatcacacacacatgttgtccccccttGTCCCCCCTTGGTAGGTTAGCaagactcgttcttttttatgagctaaagcttgtgtagatgccagactgtggagcgggaatcattttctaaaagacttttcgtggttcaccttgcggccTATATGAGTGTCATCACTCTAGCATGTTTCTGATTGGAGGAATAAGACTTGCTGCAACTGTCCCTTGTTGCGACTGTCCCCAGGCTCCCCtacacggtgataaaactacaaatcctgtgataaatgcaatacctgccccTGAAATATGTCAGCGTctcctcagagtttgttaaagtttggaaaatgggaaagtgtactttcaacgagacatggctagatcacagcgatttctgctgttggttacaagcggtacccagctccaggtacgaAGCTTGCTGCAAACTTTTccccaaaaaatatttaattagggACTCTGGGTTTGAAAGCGCTGGAGTCACACGCCAGAGCGGAGAAACACaagctacacacactcacttttctctctctctctatttgaggGAAAGTTTGTTTTAGGCTAATTTCATTTTGGGGGTAAGGTTTTGGGCATTTGGCACGTTGTGTGTGAaaggttactaatgtgattgctttatctgtaaattaaattcATGGTTTTTCAATGACGGAATTCATTGAAATATATggattttttcagaatttctttgattgtaatatttttttggtaatgcgtcgtgtaggtcttaaatttcaatcttgATGGTCTTAAAattcttaaatttgacttactgaaacctgcagaaaccctgtaataaatatatatgagaaagaacaatggttgtgcttggTGGAAGGCTGAGGTGAGCACAGCCAATTatatataccgtatttcttcaaataacgttcatttttggtgcggcgtttatttgagggcagcatttattcgagggcagcgtttaattagtaagagagatttcgtaaattgtagctgcagtgcagccatagacaacttcgttgctggcattgtgacaaatgaatcatgcagctaaaaacgcaggtttcatttactaccgctggcctccttgtctattctttgtttacataaatgtttgttttgtctgagtgcggcaactccctttctcattggctaccaattaggtgtgcgttggtagtaGCCTaaaactgtctcaaatacagatgttctacattgtgaagcagcatgccgaaacgttcatacacgttagcttttAAACAGAGAGCTGTGCAGAGagcactcaccagcagcaacagagaTGTAGCACGCGAAATGggggttgatgaaaggcgaaTTCACGAGTGGCGAAATCAGCTACCTCGCTTGTATGACCTACCTGGTACAAGTGCCGGTGAGCAGTTCAGGCTTCAAGGTGGTGGTCGCAAACCTCTACTACCTGAAGTGGAGCAAAGTGTTGCTGACTGGGTAGTACTGCAACGAGAGGGTTACCATAGAGTAACACGCCAAGGTATCGCGTTGAAGGCAAAACAGCTTGGACAACCTCAAGGTCAAGAAGAATTCAAAGCATCACGTGGCTGGGTGGACACATTTCTAAAAAGAAACGATTTTGTCATTAGACAAAAACAACCACTGGACAGCGCCTGCCACCATAGTTGACGGACAAGGTTACGAAATTTGTGAACTTTTGTAGCAAGCAGCGTGCAAGATACAATTTCGCACCAGGAGCAATAGGCAACATGGATGAGACTGCCGTCCGAGACGGCTGACATGCCTGGTGACAACTCTATTGACTTGAGAGGTGTCAAAACTGTACCAGTTCTTACGACTGGACACGAGAAGACTCGAGTGACCGTCTGCCTGGGTGCACTCGCCAATGGCCGGAAACTTCTGCCACTCATGGTTTTTAAAGGTAAACGGCTGCCTGCTGACCTAAAAGATGTCTGTGGTGTGGTAATTGAAATGTCTTCAAATGGTTGGATGCAAGCACCAACTACACTTGCTTGGATCGAAAAGTGTTGGGGCAAGTTGGCATTTGGCCAGCGTTTTCTCATCTGGGATAGCTTCCGCTCCCACATCACAGAGGAGGCAAAGGAGAGCGttaagaaaacaaacacaatcaTGGGTGTGATTCTGGGCGGCTGCACCAAGCTGCTACAGCCAGCAGATGTGTCGTGGAATGCGCCTTTTAAGGCAGCGTACAGGTCACTTTATGAAGAGTGGCTGCAGGAACCTGCTAGGGCTACTGATCTGACTCCTGCTGGAAACCCTCGTGCTCTTTCTCGACTCACAATGGTCAAATGGGTAAAAGAAGCGTGGCAGTGACTCTCCAAAGACGTAATAATACACTCCTTTGAAGCATGTGGAATTACTACCAACGATCCAGACCGCATACACTGCACTACAGTCGGCGGTGTTGCAGAGGCTGCGAGACAAGCGAtccagaagaaggaggagaacaacgacgtggaggaggaggagaacgatGACGTGGATGCTGAGGAGGACAACGATGTTGAAGAAATTGATGTTTAGGTAGCCTACCGGTACCTAGTTAGACCTACATGTTCAGTTGTATGtattttgtacattttctaTTGTACACTTATGTAGcttacatgtgtaataaatactgggattgaatttaaccaattaaataaccgttttcagatttttttggtgtgGCATTTATTCGAAAAAAATGTGCTGTGGCTCAAAGAAGGTTGAAAAACACTGACTTGAACGTTCcttctcatattgcattcattaataaagaaccccctttgaaactagcttattctaacaacgttgtcaccggcagtatctcAGATGGAGTCACGATTccaacagtaccatctgctaactgaaaatatgcctccaaaaacgtaaataagcttgacatttatttagggggaaatggctcatTCAAAAGCAATCATTTTCAGGAACAAAGCAAAATGCGCCCATTTGGTCTCAGTAGAGCCCTgcatggagaagctgaccccggtaaattgtactacgagctagctaactattagacgactgctgtgtgggaatagcaggagctaaccagtcgaagggcaTACAAAAATAGagggtgttgatatcacagcctggaaacatacctAGCTACAAATTTGgcaccaacattgtgtagtgCAACAATTGTTAAGGGTGGGAAAATAGGTAGGCTAAGTATAGCTTCCACAGCCTACTAGTTTTGCATTTCAAACATGTGCTCCAATAAACACAAGCCTGGGCTGTATTTTTTGTCtgctgtaggtatatgcaagTAGCATAATGGTATTAACTTCACTTATGTACTGAACCAGACGTATTATTTTACTTACTGTAATATagtcctaaaccgtgcaacgattCTGTCAGAtggaagtcagatggctgagcggttagggagtcgggctattaatcagaaggatgttggttcgattcccggccatgccaaatgacgttgtgtccttgggcaaggcacttcaccctacttgcctcaggggagtgaccctgtacttactgtaagtcgctctggataagagcgtctgctaaatgtaaaatgtaatgtaacagtgCTGCTACAGCACTCCAGTGTTAAAGTGACGCACCAcataagcttgagtttaaatgcattatttaatgtgacattgcttactgtacatgcaagtcttgaattgcttaaatttATGATGTGCTTGTCGATCAGTCCTTCTACACCACAAATACAGGAATATAGCAACtaacaacgctagtgctaaataaatatttagctgctcggctccatgacgcaggGTAAGTAGGGCTCGTTAAACTGCCCACCAAAAGAACAAatgggaacccacttgtctcgTAGATGAAGACATGTCCGTAGGTACCTAGTGaaaaataacctcaactttcctagactattagctacggtactacatttagtcatttagcagacactcttatccagagccactaAGGTACTAAGGCTGAGGGCttgctgatatcgctgtctttCTTACTAGCATGTCGTAATTATGGTTCGTTGGTAACGTGTGccgacgttgtgacgttaggctagcactgaagtggctagcaaactagctagcattcaaggcactttttgccacaaaaaacgTTGTATTCTCCTAAACCGTGAAACAGaatgtaaatcccaatacaagcaacgcaatcgtgaccaagacgaacattttgaccccaacgttgtctatgtagtccaaatattgcgggagccttaggggtgggaaaatacatatcataaataataactagagaggatacaatttctggggaaattgtagggtgtgcttgcttgcatcggttgcagatgggtccatttaataaacaagctgaaccccctttgaaacaagctattctaaccacgttgtcaccggcagtattcttcagatggaatcgcgattcaaacagtactagtaccatctgctgactgaaaatatgcccccaaacacgtaaataagcttgatatttatttaggggcaatggctaattcaaaaaaagttagctggaagcgatcattgtcagtaacaaagccaaaagcgactttttggtctcagtgtagagccctgcctggagaagctgaattgtgttacgagcaagctactgtagccagtagtgctagctgctgttgctagccaaactacacTGAGGGGATTTTTTGAATGCGACGGAAATTAAAAACTTTCTTTTGacacaaagtttaggctgtggcattgaagacagcgacgcaccacacaagtttgagtttaaatacattctttaatgtgacattacttactgtacatgcaagtcttgaattgcttaaatgtataatgctgctagtacaccacggcacgatacatttacatttagccattttagcagacgctcttatccagagcaacttacagtaagtacagggacattccccccgaggaaagtagggtgaagtgccttgcccaaggacacaacgtaatttgacatggccgggaatcaaaccagcgaccttctgattactagcccgattctctaaccgctcagccacctgactcactgcACCTGAGTATCGATatgatacttgctgtgcaacagtctctatgcacgtcgtatccaatgcgtcgttgctaatgtgtgccgacgttgtgacgtagggtagcactgagtacccttcgttgacataaggcacttttttgccacaaaaacgtaatttaaaCTTACACCATGCAACAgaaagtaaataaaaatacaagtaactcaatcgctaccaagacaaaacttttgacacctacgctgTCTATgttgtccaaatattgactgaggcttaggggtgggaaaagaaagaataagaatatatatgtgagaaaacaaaggttgtgcccttgccgaaggcaaagcacacccaataataataaatatatatgtgagattacAATAGGTTGTGttgccaaaggcaagcacacTTAATTAGGCTACACTACATGCATTATCTGTTACACAGAGACTCTGAAAACAGGATTAACATGTACATCTGACTAACGATTGAGCAATAAAACCTCTGAAAACAAAACATTCTATAGTTTAATATATAAAGCCTGTATTTGTTGATTAAATTAGACAAAACTGGTAAACGGGAACTGAATTCTCCAGAACAGTTTGTTTAATTTCTCACTGTGCAACCGTTGTTCATGTAAAATTATGTACCATACTGTCCTATTTTTTAGAGTGAGAACAAAAACACTTTGTAGCTGAGCCTTTACGGTCGAGATGTTTTAATTCGCAGTTTAGTCAAATCGGTTCATCACTGCATCCCTAATGCTGAGCTGCGTCTTGAGACCTTGTTGAAAGGACAGCAGGAATGTAAATAATGAGGTCATTCCACCACTGGAGAACCAGGCAGGAGAAGCACCAGAGTGGTTGTGGGAGAACCTTTATTTCTCTGTGCAGGAGTATTTTGTCAAAAATCCAATAATGTGACCAAAGCTTAAGTGCTCTACTTATTATGATCAGGGAAACAGAAGTAGTAGTCGGCTAATAATGACATTGCTATCACTACCATGATTTCATAAAGTCATCATGATTTACAAAACTGTAAAATAACATCGCAATTATTCACTGAATTTGCATCTACTACATTTGGAAGATAGTTTACCTACAAAGATTTGGTACCTAGTGTTAGGTGAGAGGGATAGAAGATAAAGACGGGAACACAAAGACAGAACACTCACAAATACAGGTAAGGGAACGCAACAGTCAGTAACTATACGCCTGTGACAATATTGACTTAAGGAGttgtctcctccctttctcaaaGTTAAGTACTAGCTGAGTACCACAAATGACATTGCGTGGATTGTAGTTCCAGTTGCTACTGTGGCGATACGCCTGAACCCTACAAAAGGAGGAAGCCGAATGTATAAATAATCCAATAAATAGAGGAGCCACTGGATGAATTATGTCTTCAATTGGACAGATAATTTTCTACAGGTGTGGTTGTGGTTTATGACTCGGTTTCCCTAATGGCAAAGTTCAAGTTTAGTGGCTACTGTGTACAGACTGTCAAGCAGGATAAATTAAGTGGGTCAAGTAGTATACTTGTTTTGATATGACATTTCTCTCATTTTTCAGTATGGTTGTGCTCATCATCGTCTTTTCTGCACTCATCATCATCTTTCTATCTATAGCAGGGGTAAGGGGTAAGTAAAAGATATGGACCATCACATGAGCTTCATCCTCAAAATTTGGCATTtgtttattttaaaaagtatgtttgtgtttggtcTTGTACAATAACTGCTATCAATTAGGCACCCAGGGGAGTGTGGAGAGCAATGATACCTCACCAGTGGGCAACTTGGGCGAGGATGTGGTCCTGAGCTGCTCCCTGACCTTGGCTTCAGCTAGTGATGTGGCCATCACCTGGACAAAGAAGGGCCTGAGTGGGGTGGTGTACCGATATGCTAATGGAGCTGCACAGCTGGAGGAGCAGAATGCCCAGTTCAGAGACAGAACACAGCTCTTTACAAGTGCAGCAGCAACAGGAAGTGCATCTTTGTTGCTGAGCAGTGTGCGAGTGAGTGATGAGGGGCAGTACATCTGCAGTGTGAGTGCCTCCAGAGGCAGGGGCATGGTCACAATACACCTACGAGTCGCAGGTAAGAGACCATCTCTTTTCCAATGCATTCTGTATatgctttttatttatttttagtaTTTAAAGGGACAGTTACATTTTTCTAAATGATAATAATAGCAGTAAAACAGTGTTAATTACATTTCACCATCAGCTTTTTCAGCTC
The DNA window shown above is from Osmerus eperlanus chromosome 3, fOsmEpe2.1, whole genome shotgun sequence and carries:
- the vtcn1 gene encoding V-set domain-containing T-cell activation inhibitor 1, with the translated sequence MSSIGQIIFYSMVVLIIVFSALIIIFLSIAGVRGTQGSVESNDTSPVGNLGEDVVLSCSLTLASASDVAITWTKKGLSGVVYRYANGAAQLEEQNAQFRDRTQLFTSAAATGSASLLLSSVRVSDEGQYICSVSASRGRGMVTIHLRVAAFSAPTFLIEGVDILTAKAQKWSPKPNVTWMEFNGKILNGNTSFSNNSAGIYNLVSSLQPVTNSTYSCLIQNSLVKAFSEATIKGTEIFERTAFVYTSTSTSLRPELLSVKASFILWICQRG